CAGCAGAATCCATGCCCCCTTCTCTACCCTGCAGCTAAGACAGTGAGAGGGGAACAGCCACATTTCCCCAGGAAGGTGGTGCAGCTGGActtgctctgcctgccctgcgCCTCATGGACTCTCCCGTCAGCCCCCTGCTCCTTCTGCAAGGCCCCACCATGGTGTCTCACGGTGCCAGACCACCCAAGTCCCCCATTCCCGCAATCAGTCCCTCTGCTCCAGACTGCCTGCCATCCCTTGGCATGCAGGGTCCTTGTGACCTCCACCTCTAGCAGTCACAGCAGCCTGTCAGAGAGGGAGACCCCCAGTGACACAGCAAAATGCTGGGGGTGCTCGGAGAGCAAAAAATGGGCTGCTGTCCCCTCATGGGAGTGGTTGGGGGGCACCCACCCCCAGACAGCAACCTGACTCCTACCTGGAACCATATGGTCCTGCCATTGCGGTCACGCAGGGAGCTCATGCCAGGCACCAAGTAACACTGCAGCCAGTTCTTGAAAGCAGCGTAGTTATCTGAGTGATCTGGGTCCAGGAGATTTTTctctgggaaggaggagaggggaaggacaGAAGTAGAGAGGAAGCAGTAACTGTAGTGATGGGGTGCCCTCCcaagcctcctgctgctgctaggAATGCAAAGCCCAGGCCTCCTCGCCAGCTCCAGCTGTCCGTGTTACCCGGCTCCCTGCTCTGTCGCCTCACCTGCTGCGATGACCTCCATGGGCACAGTGTGACACAGCTCCAGGAGATCCGGGTTATCCCGCATCAGCTTCAGCTTCTTGCTCAGAGTGAGGGAATGATTCTGCAGgggtggagaaggggagggaggtcACCTGCCAGCCACTCCAGCCTTGTCAGGGTCTCTCCTCCTCAATGCCAGCCAAATTCCCCATCTCCTTTTGCCCTCCTGAGGACGAGCTGCCATACTCCCCACCACCTGCCAGCCCTGAGCTCACCCCACTGTAGGCTTCAAACTGCACATTACCACATTCCCCATGGCTACAAAGGCATGAAAGAGGGCTAGCGTACAGGGACACCAGCAGTCTGTAAAAACAGCCCTCACATCACACGTTTTGTTTTCAGCCTCCTTTAAAATAgccacctcctcttccccaaGGCCACGAGCTCAGCTGTGGGCTCTACTGCAGCCTTCCCCAGGGATTTTAAGCTTGCAAGGTGCTTGTTTCCCTCGACCCTTCCTCTTCACCCACCCCAAATATAGCCAGAGGCTTCCTGATGGCAGAAGCTGGGTGGCACCAGCGCAGCACGCAGGCACGTGCCAGGGGAGCTGTTGCAGCTCGTCAGCCAGCCACGTGTGAATGAATGCCGCACATGTGAGGTTACGGAACGCCCGTGCCCCGTTTGCCGCTCCATTGGAGGGGTGGACAGGCTCAGGCACGGGTTTTTATGGCAAAGGACAGTAACATGCTTGAGGAAGAAGATCCTGTGCAGCAAGCATTATAGTTGTGAAGCGAAAATGCCTGTGGTCATGTTGGCAGAGACTCAGAGCAGCAACTACCTCGCAGCAGCGGTGGGGGCAGAGGCTGCGCGAGCTCTGCGAGGGCATCGTGATAACATTCTGCCCCATCAGAGCGAGGAACCAAACACGAACTGAAACTGGCCCTGGACCCTGGGCTGGAACAAGCACAAAACAGCAGACCTGAAGCAGAGCTTCGTGGCCAGCTAAGCCCAAAGCAGAGCCCGAGCAAGGCAGCCAGCTGAGCCCATACTGGGGGCTGGAAGCAAACTTGAAGCACCTCCACTGCTGCTGAGCACAAACCTGAATCAGGAATGCTTCTCAGCACAGTCCAGCTCCCTGCATGGGAGGGGAGAAGCTCCCTGGACCTCAGGGTGATGCTGAGATGTCCTGCAGGGCCACAGGCAAACAAACCCGTGTTATGGCATTTCCCTGGAAGCCTGCTCCTTTCTGAACCTGTGAAAGCACCAGGTATTCCCCACCTTCATCCTCCTGGCCTGCTCCTGATCCTTCAGGGCCTCCAGCACAGTCCGAGCCTTTTCGAAGGGTGGGATCTTCAACCTGAGAGAGCCCATCTGTTACGCACAAGCCTGAACTCTCACTTCTGGCACTTGCCTGTGTCTGCCAGGCGAGGAGGCCCAGCCCGCTTTGCCGAGGAGCTGTCAAGCTCTGGCAAACTCTTGGAGACCAAACCTCCCCATCAGATCAGTGGGCGCTCAACCCACCTTACCTGTACAGGATCTCAGCACGGAGGTAATTCCCAATTCCGTTGAAAAACTTCTGGTTTAAGAGGGCCTCGCAGATGGGCTTGTCAAAAGCTTTGTCGTCCAGGTTCTTCAGCACGTTCTCCCTGCAACAGAGCGCGGGGCGTCAGGTGGGTTCATGGTTTTCTGCCGTACAGTAAAAGCAGCCAAAACAAAGTGGGGGGTGCCTTCCCGCAGGCCGGGCCGTGGCCCGGGGGTGGTGGGACGCTCACCTGAAGGCCTGGTACTCGGAGAGGACGCAGGGCCCGCGGCCGGGCTGCCAGGCGTCCCCCAGCCGCCACGAGCCAAAGCGGCGGGCGTCGATGAAGCAGAGGGCGCGCGGCGGGCTGTCGCGGGTGTGGAACCGGAGGTGGGCATGGCGGGGGAGCTGGGCGCCGGGGCACAGCCGGAACGAGCCCGACATACCGAAGCGGAAGACGAGGTccagcggggcggcggcgggggcgagCGGGGCCAGCGTCAGCCGCAGCTCCTTGCCCCGGGAGGCGGCCGAGATGCGGTAGGCCTCGCTGGAGAAGGGCACCTCCGGGCCTCTGCCCACTGCCGAGCGCTCCACGCCGCCCGCGAACACCACCCCGCCGCACGCCTCGTTGATGTACCGCCCGGCCAGGTGCAGCTCCGGGCACTCGGGCATCGCTCCGGTACCGCagagcccggcccggccgccgccgccgccgcccgggacGCGCCTCCGCCCCGCCTCCCCGAGAACTAGGGCGGGACACGGCCCGGCCTCCTCCCCCTTAGCGTTATTGGAGCCACCCCGGGGACAGCAGTGCTGTAAATAACTAAAGGGTTAAACTTGCAGCTCGAGCCATTATTAACCTAAATCCACAGCCCGCTCCGCGAGCCGACCTGTGAAAGGAATTCAAGGCTCGCGAGCCGAGAAACTTCCAAGGACCGGTAACAGAAAGAGACATTCTCCCGCCGGGAAGACGGAGGGACGCCACAACCGTGAAACCAGGGAGTCACAGCAACTGGGGGAAGGGTAATCCCGGCGGGGGGAAGATCACGACCACCGACTCGATTGCGGGACGAAAACActaacccccacccccaccttgAGCTTTAAATTTAAGCGGAGAGGACACAGACCAATAGAAGAAGAGGTTGCTCAGTCAGGgcaatgattatgtattagataggcGTGGTGTGTTAACTTTAatgtataaatgtcaaaaatgaaCTCCAGTAGGTGTGCAGGCTACGCACAAAGACTCCCCCACGCATCCGGCGCTGAATAAAGTAATGCCTGCTCCTTAACATAGCCAGTggttaaggagttttattcctgGGTTTTGGAGACAGGTGTGCACATTAGGCAGAAGGAGCCCCCGTGCATCCAGTGCCGAGTAAAGAGTTTGCTGCTTAttactacattggtgttaagaGGTTTATTCCCAATTTCGGTGACAGCCTCAGTGCCGGGGGCTTAGCAGGAGGGCAGGGAATGCCGCCCCCAGCCTCTCCCACCAGTTCCTGCCATCCCACCTTGATGCTTCTCCCAGCTCCTCAGAGAAGGGTGTTCATCAGGGCCTGGGCCTGCTTCAGCTCTGAGGAGAGAGGGAGGCGGTGGGGGGGGAGCCGCCCAGGCCACAGCTGTCCCCCCTCACCAATTGCATGGCGAGGGGTCCCTCCCGCCACCCCTCTCCAGCCTcacctgccagcagcacccggAACTTGTCAGCCGAGATGGCAATGGGGACAGCCGCCATCCCCCCACGCTCCCCGTCCCGCAGGTTGAAGACCAGGTGCACGAGGGGCTCGTTGACCTCCCGCAGCTCACTGGAGCTGAGGGTGTAATCCACCCGCCAGCGCACCGAGCCCAGCTGGCTCACTAGGGTGGGTGGGCAGTGTCAGCACCCCGGCACGCTCTGGTGAGGTGACCGACCCCGACCCCCAAACCACCCAATACTGCACTCACGTCTCAGGCTGCAGGCCCTGAGGCTGTCCTGGAGGGAGCTCTGCTTCTCCTCGTAGGACCGGCACAACCCGCTGGCATGTTCTGCCCGGGGGGGAGAGGCAAGAGGAGAAAACCACCCACTCACGCTGGCTCCACTGTGGACAAACCCCAGAGGAGCCCCCAGAGATGGACGGCGTGGCAGGGAGGTGACGGGGGACAACACGGCTGCCATGCCACGCCGGATCCAGGTGTGAAGAGGGCAGcgctgggggctgccagctcagccctggcaCATCCTACCAGTTCCAGCCTGCAGTGATGCCCTGAGTGTCCCGCCTTACCCTTGGGCagtcccagctgctgcagctcgcTCGACAGGGACTCGCTGTCCACGTTGTGCTTGGCGGCGCTGGAGAGGATGAAGCTGAGGACGGCAATGGTTGCCTTCACGTCCCCTGACTCTGCGGGTAGGATGGAAGGTTAGCTCCGCCACCTCGGCAAGGCATCCCCTGCCAGGTCGCTGCCCGTTCTGGAGCGTTGCTCCCTGGTGGGACCCGAGtcagggctggggcagcagtGCTCACCTAGCTTGGCATCCGAGGTCAGCTTCAGGATCTTCTCATACTGTGGGAGAGCAGAGCATGGGACTGTCACGGGAAACACCacgtgctgtgctgctgcctgacaTGTTCCCTACTGACATTAATGCTAATAACTCTCACCTTAGCAGTAATACTACTAATACTTGACATCTATGTAATTACTGCTAGTGTTGACAGCGttcttagaatcacagaatggtttgggttggaaaggacctttagagaccatctagtccaacccccctgcagtgagcagggacatcttcaactagatcaggttgctcagagccctgtccaacctggccttgaatgtttccagggatggtgcatttatcacctctctgggcaacctgttccagtgtttcatcaccctcattgtaaaaaatgtcttccttatatccagtctaaacctaccctcctcctttagtttaaaaccattgcccttGTTCTGTcgcaacaggccttgctaaagagattgcccccatccttcctatggTCCCCCTTTAAGgactggaaggccgcaataaagtctccccgcagccttctcttctccaggctgaacaaccccaactctctcagcctgtccttgtagtcctgtgctccagccctcagatcatttcgcagccctcctctggacccgctccaacaggtccatgtcatctttgtgctgagggctccagagctggatgcagcactccagctggggtctcaccagagcagagcagaggggcaggatcacctccctcgacctgctggccatgcttcttttgatgcagcccaggacactgttggccttctgggctgcaagcgcacactgttggctcatgtccagcttttcacccaccagtgcccccaaatccttcttggcagggctgctctcaatccctccatcccccagcctgtattgataccagggggtgcccccacccaggtgcaggacttatTCTTAATGCTAAGGCTGGCATTAAGAATAAATAGTTAAGTCAGTGTTGTTGCTGATTAGGCAGCTGTAGCGTTGTGACACCCCGCCTCCATCAGGGTAACCCCCGAGGGGGTCCCCGCTCACCTCGATGGCATCCCCCAGCAGGTCCCGCAGCACCTGGGCGCAGATCAGCTTCAGCTTCACCGAGGACTGCGTGGGTGAGAAGGAGGGTGAGCagggcgccgggggggggggggaggggggaccccgggggggcccaggggagggggcgcgggggcaCTTAACGATTTTGGCCAGGGTGCTGATCTCGGCCAGGACCCAGTCGGGGCAATCCAGGTCCCCGCAGAAGCGGAACCGCTGCGGGGGAAAAAGGCGGTCAgaccccgccgcgccccccccgcccccgccccgcagtccctccccgccaccccccgccccaccaTGTCGCCGCCAGTCCCCGGTACCGCCGCGGATCCCGCCTCCGCGACCCGGAACCGCTCCCGGGCGagcgggagggggctgcggccgccccgcccctccccgcccccggaTGCCCGTGGGGGACTCCCCACGAGGGGTgctgcggcggggcgggagcgaGGGCCGGGGCCCCGGAACCGTGACACCGGGAGTGCTGCCCGGCGGGGGGTTGGGGCCGAGGGCCTCGGGGACAGCCGGTGCCCCGCGGGAGGGGCCTCCTCGCCCCGCCCATTTAAGCCCCGCCGTCGCAGCCGTTCCGGGCgcggccccggctccccccgccccctccttcccctgacCCCGGCggctccgctccccgcccgcccccagcccaggcagcccGCGGCGGAGGTGCCGCCGGGCCCCTGCtcccccccggggccgccgtTCCCGTCCGTCCACTCCCgcggggagcagccctggggcgggggccggggccaggagcagggcaaggAGCGGGCTCGGCGGGGCCAATCCCGGCCCGCCCCTTCATTCCGCCCCCGCCGAGCCCAATCCCGGCCCTCCTTTTCAATCCGGCCCCGCTGCTGCCCCTCCGGCGCCCGTCCCCTGCCGTCCCCCGGCTCCGCCACGGCCCCGCTCCTGGAGAacgcccggcccgggccggcccGGCGGCGCGGGGTCCTCGCGAGATCAGGCCCTTCCCGACTTTGGGGAGGGGCTCGTAGGGGAACCGGGAGCGGCCTCGCTGCGGAGGCCCCGCCCGCTGCCCTCGGCAGGGCCACGGCAGTGGCGGGAGCAGGGCTGCGACCCCCTGGAAGCtcgcggggctgcggcggggggcggtggggaggcGGGGCCGCATGGAAAGCGCGGGCCGGGATTGGGGGGGCGGAGGCAGGCAGGACCGGCTGCTTGGGCCGGATTGGGCCCGGCGGAGACGGGCGGGTCAGGGGGTCAGGATTGGCGGGTCTGCGAGCTGCCTCGGGCCGGGAttggcggggcggggcggggcggggcggaggcTATAGGGGGCgtgggcggggggcggggggagtgcGGCGGCGGGTTACGTTGGGCGGGGCCCCAGGGTGGGTCCGGCCGGGAGTGATAATGTCACCTGATAATAGCAACAGTCCTCTTATTTCACTGTGTTCTCACGACCCTCCCGTGTAACGCCAGCCCGGGACAACAACGCGCACCCTGCGTTGTTCAGCGGAGGCTCTGCTCAGGGCGATATCGGGACGGGGTGACAGCTCACTGTGACAAAGGAGTGATGACAGGGGTTGATTTACAGCCTTGTCAACAGCCTCGGCGCCGCCGTGAGCGCCAGGAGCAGCTTTCGCCCACGGCAGCAGGAAGATGCGGAGCTTGCGCTggagctgaaataaaaagttgtggagctggggctgggctggggggaaaTAAATGCTGTGAGGCTGGAGCTGAAACAAATGCTGTAGGGCTGTGGCTGAAATACCAACCGTGGGCCGGGAGCTGAATGTAGAGCTGGAGCTGAAATACAgaccctggggctgggctgaaATACCGACCatgggctggagctggagatAAATACAGGCAGTGTGGCTGGGGCTGAAAGGATGCAGAGCTGGAGGGGAAATAAATGCTGTAGTGCTGGACGAGGGGCTGAAACATCCCAGAGCTGGAGCCGAAATACAACCCCTGGCGCTGGGGCCGGGCTGAAATGCTGCCCTGAGGGCTAGAGTAAACACTCTGAGGCAGGAGCTGAAACCATGCAGGGCTGGAGCCCAACTAGTGaactgaacatgagccagcagcgtgcccaggtggccgaGAAGGCCAACACCAGCcaggcttgtatcaggaatagtgtggccagcaggagcagggaggtgatcgtgcccctgtactcagcactggtgaggccacaccttgaatgttgtgttcagttttgggcccctcagtacaagaaggacattgagttgctggagcacatccagggaagggcaacgaagctagtgaagggtctggaaagcAGGTCTTATGGGGcgaggttgagggaactggggtggtttagtctggagaagaggaggctgaggggagaccttatcactctctacaactacctgaaaggaggttgtagcgaggtgggtgttggtctcttctcccaagttactagcgatagaatgagaggaaacaacttcaagctgcatcaggggaggtttatattggatattaggaaaaatttctttactaaaagagcggtcaggcattggaccaggctgcccagagaggtggtggagtcactatccctggaggtgttcaaaacatgtagatgtgacacttcagagcatggtttaggaggaatggtggtgttgggctgatggttagacttgatcctagaggtctttccaacctttatgaGTCTATGATTGTAGTGACTGTGGGGCTACAGCTGAAATGAAGACTCCAGGACAGGGGCTGGGACTGAAAGATAGAtcctggccctggggctgaAATAAATATGGGTGGGGAAGGAACTGGAGCTGAAATACTGACCGTGGGGCTGATGCAGAGCTGGAGCCAAAATatcagctgtggggctggagtTGAAACAAAGACCTTCAGCctaaagctgaaataaaacctttaGCGCCAGAGGTGAACTAAATGCTGTAGGACTGGGGCTGACAtgatgcagagctggggctggagctgaaCCACTGCCTGTGGGGCTAGAGCTGAGGCCAAGCTGGAGCATCCATCAGCAGaggtgggacaggcaggagctgctgtaaCTGTGCATGAGCTGAAGCTGGGGTAGGGtgtcctggggctgcagggcctgGAGCTGGCCAGGGTCAGGGGAAGGCGGGGACCGAAGCAGGGCGGGCCAtgctgggagcagcacagcaggcagaCCGCACCCTGCAGCAGGATATAGCCTCTTCCTCTGGCCCCCAGTGTTTTTTGGGTGAAGCTGCTCTATCGCTCTGCCACTCAACCCCATGCCCTGGGAGCCATGTGTCCCCCTCAGGGAGAGCCTActgagaagaaggaggaagaagaggcagagaaggaagaagatgaGGAGAGGTTTGGTGCTGCAGGAGAGCCAGCGGAAGTACCCGGCCCTCATTTCAGCATCTTTCCCTGAGGAAGCAGAACCATGTTAAAAATGTCAACTttcagggctgggagggacagaggaggaggaggaggggggaggcaCAGGAAGGATCCCAGAGCCTCTGGTGTCACGGGGCTTGCCCAGGGACTGGCCCTGAGCAGGGGCCCAGTGCCAGCTGGGGCACCTGAAAGCAAGGTGACATGGTGGTGGCATCCCAGGTACCAGCACTCAGCAAAACCCAGTGTGTCTTTGTGCCCGGTATGGGGCCATAGCAGGGGCCACACAAGGGGAACACTGCTGGTGGGATCTCAGGGACATTGTGGGGTTCAAAGGCATCAGGCAGGGATCCAGTGGCCATGGTAGACCTGGCAGACCAAGGTCATTCACCCCAGTGATCTCCCACTGCCAAACAACCCCGCTGTGTCATTTCTAGAGGTACCTGGGtaatttgttggggttttttttctgccttggttttctttgttacactttatttttttccaggctgacTCTCATGCTTGCTTAGCCCATTTGTTGGGACTCCCCCTTTTTTGTCGCGCTTGCTTCCTTGGCTGCAGGTTGGGTGGTTCCTGCCTGCACCTTTGGGTAACTGCCACTTCTAGAACCCCAGCATTTAAAAAGATTTCTATagaattgcttccttttttcctcctaagtGGAGTAGAACTGCTCTGGTCAGGCTTTGGGTTATGCTAATTACTCTTTGTTCACGTGCTGGGGGTAGGTGACATCCAAAAGAGGAGGTGAGTCAATTCTGAGGAATTTCTTTGTTCTCGATTTGCAAAGCCAGCCCTACAGATTTGAGTTGACAAGCACCAGCAGCACTGCTTCATGCCCTCAGGTGCCTGAGCTCTGATTTTTTCTCAAGGTTTTTCCCCCTGAGGAACTTACTGCTTGTGGGTCATTTCCaagcaggagctggcaggagaggATGGGAGTTGAGGCGCACGAAGTGGGTTCCCTGGcttgcagagcacagggaaaggCTGGTTTTAGCCCCTCTCCCCCTTGGAACAGAGCAGGATAGCTCAGCACattcctgccagcagcagccagcctccCTGCTCCTACAGGAGCCTCTCTCACAGGGTACAAGTGGGGAAAAGCACCCCAAGAGCAGGATGGGATCAGCCCTGCCCCTCACCTGGGCTACAGAgaggctctgccctgcctgtaTTGGAGACCAGTTTTAGAGGACCACGGGACTGGATGACCTTTGAGTACAGAtttaaaaagcaactgaaaTTCCTTTTTGAAGTGAATGTCTTCAGATACAGCCTGCTTTCCACCTTCACACAGAGCCCAGTTTCACACACTGGGGAAAAACCAtacaggaggaagggagaaaacaagcttttgggtgaaaaaaaacaaacctttgtATTGTTAAGTAGTGTcacaaatacagatttgtgGATACGGCCGACTACACCCATTCATCACGAATATGACTTGTTACTCGGCTTTGGCtagcaatttaagatttattaatattttttaaatagatcaCAGTATTAGGTTGTATAATTCTTAACAGCACTTAAGCATCAGCCAATTCAAAACAGCAATTTGATGGAATCTGTTGCAATCGACACAGCGACTTAGTTCAATGCAAGAATGGCAAGGTTTACTCCATTGCT
This sequence is a window from Phalacrocorax carbo chromosome 7, bPhaCar2.1, whole genome shotgun sequence. Protein-coding genes within it:
- the NEIL1 gene encoding endonuclease 8-like 1; protein product: MPECPELHLAGRYINEACGGVVFAGGVERSAVGRGPEVPFSSEAYRISAASRGKELRLTLAPLAPAAAPLDLVFRFGMSGSFRLCPGAQLPRHAHLRFHTRDSPPRALCFIDARRFGSWRLGDAWQPGRGPCVLSEYQAFRENVLKNLDDKAFDKPICEALLNQKFFNGIGNYLRAEILYRLKIPPFEKARTVLEALKDQEQARRMKNHSLTLSKKLKLMRDNPDLLELCHTVPMEVIAAEKNLLDPDHSDNYAAFKNWLQCYLVPGMSSLRDRNGRTIWFQGEPGPMAPKGKTSRKCAQLKADPEAETPRVTMRASKQRRRAAVKPPKSAEEEAADGPRKGRARGRRKVTTAAALPETEVLVKAKRSHRTSARRGKDAALDV
- the COMMD4 gene encoding COMM domain-containing protein 4, giving the protein MRFRFCGDLDCPDWVLAEISTLAKISSVKLKLICAQVLRDLLGDAIEYEKILKLTSDAKLESGDVKATIAVLSFILSSAAKHNVDSESLSSELQQLGLPKEHASGLCRSYEEKQSSLQDSLRACSLRLSQLGSVRWRVDYTLSSSELREVNEPLVHLVFNLRDGERGGMAAVPIAISADKFRVLLAELKQAQALMNTLL